The genomic DNA CTCTTCTTCTTCTTGACCGTAAGGGAAGTTTAACTCTAAGAATGTTGGTAAGTAGTTGTTTGGTGAAACAGAGGTACTAAAGTTATCGTATTGACCTGGTTGTCCAGATCCTGTTCCCATAGAATCAAAATCTGCAGAACTTAAGTAGTAAATATCTTCTACTGCTTCCCAGTTACCAGCTGTATACATAAAATACTCTCCTTTAGAGTTTGTATCTCCTGTAGCTCCAAGTGTTTTAATTGCTAAATCTTGAATTCTCCAACGTCCAGCGTCACCTTCATCGTCTGGAGTTGCAGGATCGTCTCCTATAGAAGTGTACTTAAAAGCAATATTAATTTCTTGTCCGTCGTAAGCTGAAAAGTCATAATCTTCAGACGAAGCCATATTTCCTGTTGCTGGGTTAGCTAAAGTGATTTCATCCCAGGTAGCAGTTGCTACATCTCCAGTATAATCTGTAGAAACTAAAATTTTAATTAAAGATGTATCTCCAGCAAAGTCTAATTCTTGAGTTATTTGAAACTTTAAGTTGTCTTCTCCAGCTAAGTCTACTGTTGGAGAAACTAACCATTCTACATTAGAAAATTGGTCTCCAAAATATCCATTACCTTGTACATACCCAGTTTCTGAAGTCCAAACAGCATCTACTCCAGACTCTTCAACAGATGTCCATCCTTCTAAGCTTCCTGCAAAGTTATACTCTATAATATTTGCTAAACCTACTTCTGGAGTTTCTGTATATTGCTTGTATTTTGCTAAAACAATTTGTCCTTCCGTTGGCGCAGCAATTTGCGTTAATAATATATCTTGAATTTCTGGAGTTGCATTAACATCTGGATAAAAACCAAAAGCGTCACTTCCTGCAGATGCATAATCTGAATTTGTTAAACTATAGATATCTGCATTTGTATAATCGCTTACACCTTCTGCACTACCAATGTATAAATTGTAGTTTACTAAAACTGAAGATCCTTGACCATATAATGGGTATAAATCTGCTAATAAGTTTGGAATTGAATCTTTAGCTTGATCTTCTGAATCAAAACTACCAAAACCTAAATCGAAAGCATCATAATCATCTTCTGTTAGTGTATAAACAAATTCACCTACGTTAGGCTCTCCTGGCATTGCATCAATTTCATTATTGATGTCTTCTAGTGGCTCACAACCTGTAAAGATTGCTGCCGCAAGTACTAATAAATAAATTACTTTTTTCATTTTCTTTTTTTTTAAAAATTAAGTTTCATTCCAACACTAAATGTTCTTCCGAAACCGTAATATACTCTTGCTGTTCTAAAAGTAGAATCACCACCATCTTGAGCATCAGCAATATATTCTGTATCAAATACATTATTAATTCTTCCTGTTATAGTAGCATCAAAGCTTCCAAAAGAAAAACCATGTCTTATCGCTGTGTCAAAAATACCATAAGCTGGTACTTTCCATGCATCTGGACCTGCTTCTCCTCTATCACTAGGATCAAATTGAGCGTATAAGTCATCAAAATAGTTGTAATCTATTGTAAATGTAGTTTCAGGTGTTAATTTATAATTTGTACCTAAAGCTAATGTTGTTTGGGCTGCATCACCTACATGTAGATCTTCTATAATAATATCTACAGTTTGAACAACTGTATTTGTCTCATCAAGAATTTCTACTCCTTCTATATTGTTATCCCATCTCCAATCTCCAAGAGATGCCATACCTGTAATAGTTAAATTATCTGTAGCTTTATATTTTAAATCTACCTCAACACCTTTATGTAAAGCGTTTACACCTAAAATATTAGCAAATGCTCTTGTACCATCTTGTAATTGGAAACTAGCAACTTCTGTTCTATCATTCCATTTAGTGTGGTATACATTAATATTAGCAGATAATTTCTCACCTCTAAAACCGTAACCTAATTCAAAACTAGTAATTTTTTGATTTTCTGCATCTTCATTAACATCTACATTGTTTCTACTAGCGAATACAGAGTTAAAATATGGTGCTTTTTCAAAATACCCTAAATTTACAAAAACATTATGATTTTCGTTAATATTATAATTAACACCACCTTTTGCTCCATATCCAAAAAAGTTATAAGCATCTGTTTCTTGTAATGGATCGGTATCTAAATATAAGAAACGATCTACTCTTTTATAAGCAGTGTTTGAAGCTGATAAAGATACAAACGCTGATAATTTATCTTTTGAATATTCTGCTTGAGCAAATGCTCCAAACCAGTTTACTTTACCATCGTTATCATAAAAGATTTTATCACCAACTTGTGCTTGGTTATTTGGGTTATTAACATTACTGTTATCTAATGCATATTGACCTCCTAATAAATCTGTAACTTCTGTAAAGTGAATACCTTTATAGTTTCTATAATCTAAACCTCCTAATAATACAATTTCATCTGTAAGGTCTGTTTTTAATGTAGATAATACACCAAACCAGTTATGGTCGTTCCTTGAAGCTCTTAAAAAAGATTCTGAACCATTTACTCCTGCAGCTTCATTTTCTGCAACAATTCTATCAAAATCAATTGTACCTAATTCTCCAATTCTATAGTCTGAGTTTGAAAGAGCGAATTTAGTACCGTCTCCTCCAGTTCCACCACCACCACCAGAACCAAACGAAACGTAGGCTGCTGTTGATAAAGATGTTTTGTCTGAAATATCCCAATAGTGATTTAATGAGATTTGTGGTTTGTGGTAAAAGTTATCTTCTGCATGAGTAACTTGTCCATTTTTGTAACCCCAGTCTGAATTGAATTTAATTCCACTTTCACTATCTCTGTAAGTATCTATAGTGTGACTAGTTTGTCTCTGACCGTGACGTTGCTTAGCACCAAAAGCTGTAAACGATAATTTGTGGTCTTCACCTAATTGTTTAGATAAGTTTAAAAAGTAAGATACAGCACTAAACTCTGTACCATCTACATAACCGTCACCGTCTGTTTTTGCTGCTGAAACTGTTGCTGCAAAACCATTATCCATTAAGCCTGTTGAGTAAGTTACTCCATATTTTTCGTAACCATCGTTTCCTAAAGTTGCATAAACATTACCACCTTCTTCTACATCTGTAGTTTTAGAAATGATATTAATTGTACCTCCTACAGATGGAACAGCTACTTTAGAAGCTCCAAGACCTCTTTGCACTTGCATAGAACTTGTTACATCTCCTAATCCTGCCCAGTTAGACCAGTACACTCTACCATTTTCCATATCGTTAACTGGCACACCATTAATCATTACCGCAACATTTTCTGAGTCGAAACCACGTAAATTAATACGTCCATCTCCATATCCACCACCTGCTTTAGTAGCATAAACTCCTGGTGTTGACTTTAAAACTTCTGGAAATTCCTGAGTACCTAACTTTAGAGAAATTTCGTTTGCTCTAATTGTAGATACTGCTACAGGTGTTTTTCTGTCTACAGCTACAGAAGCAATAATATTAACCTCATCTAAACCAAACTCACTTGGAGCTAAAGTTATTTCACCTAAATTTGTATCTCCAGAGATTTCAAATTCTTGTGATAAGTAACCTACAAAAGAGATAGATAATTTAGTATCGCTTGACTTAGTTGTTAAGTTAAAATTTCCATCAAAATCTGTAGAAATACCATTGCTAGTTCCTACTTCGATAACATTTACACCTGGCATTGGTGCATTAGTTTCTGGATCTAGTACAGTACCTGTTACCACACTTTGAGCCAATGTAATTGCTGAACATAATAATGTTACTGCAAAAAACAAAAATTTAAAATTGTTCTTCATTTTGTTGAATTGAATTGTTTGTTTAATTTTTGACAAAATTACGCATATATGCGGGTGGTATATTAACTCAATGTTAACGTTTGATGAAGTTTTTTTAACATCTGTTTAACTTACAAGGATTTTTACATAAAAAATTGTAAGTTTATATGTACTAATTAAATTTTTTAAAGAAATTTAAAAGGTTTTGAGTTGAGTTGTCATGGTTTTTATAACTCCCTGTCTTTATATCTCCTAGGATATTACTTGCTAATTGTTTACCTAGCTCTACTCCAAATTGGTCGTAGCTATAAATATTCCATATTATACCTTGTACTAGTATTTTATGCTCATACAAAGCTATAAGTTTACCTAAGCTTTCTGGTGTAAGCTTTTTAATAAATATAGAATTAGTTGGTTTATTGCCTTTAAATACCTTATAAGGTAATAGCTCCTGAATTTCTTCTTGTGATAAGTTTGAGTTTTCTAACTCTTGAAGTACTTCTGCTTTTGTTTTACCGTTTAATAATGCTTCGGTTTGAGCAATATAATTTGCTATTAGTTTATTTTGATGGTCTTGATTGCCGTGAAGGCTTTGCGCAAAACCAATAAAATCTGCAGGAATTAATTTTGTTCCTTGATGAATTAATTGAAAAAAAGCATGTTGAGAATTTGTACCAGGTTCTCCCCAAATTAATGTACCCGTTTGGTAATTTACTCTTTTTCCATTTCTATCAATGCTTTTTCCATTGCTTTCCATAATACCTTGCTGCAAATATGTTGCAAATTGATTAAGATATTGTGAATAAGCTATTACAGCTTCACTTTCTGCATTAAAAAAGTTATTATACCAAATTGTTAGCATTGATAAAACTACAGGTATATTTGTCTCGAAGGCTTCATTTTTAAAATGAATATCCATTTTATTTGCACCTTCTAATAGTTGATTAAAATTATTATAACCAACAGCTAAACTAATAGTTAAACCTACTGCACTCCATAAAGAAAAACGACCGCCAACCCAATTCCACATTGGAAATACATTGTTTTCATCTATACCAAACTGTTTTACTTTTTCAATATTTGTAGAAACTGCAACAAAGTGTTTGGCTACATCTTTGTTATTAGTGTGTTTTAAAAACCAATTTTTAATTGTTGTTGCATTAGATAGTGTTTCTTGTGTTGTGAATGTTTTAGATACAATTACAAACAATGTTGTTTCTGGATCTAATTTTTTAAGCACTTCATTAACATGATCTCCATCTACATTACTTACAAAGTGGGTTGCTAAATGGTTTTTATAATATTGTAAAGCATCTACAACCATTGCAGGACCTAAATCACTACCGCCAATCCCAATGTTTACAATTGTTTTAAAAGCTTTACCTGTATAACCTTTTAATTCGCCATTAATTATTTGATTACTAAATTTTTCAATTTTAGCTTTTACTTCAAATACTTCTGGCATTACATTTTTACCTTCTACAAGGACTGTATCTAATTTCTTTCCGCGAAGCGCTGTATGTAAAACAGCTCTTTTCTCGGTTTTGTTTATTACTTCTCCTTCAAAATATGCAGATATTGCTTCTTTAAGTTTTACTTCTTTTGCTAAATCTAATAATAGGCTTAGTGTTTTTTCTGTAATTCTATTTTTAGAAAAATCCACATAAAAATCTTCCCAATTTAAAGACAAATTGTTAGCTCTATCTTCATTTTTTTCAAACAAATCTTTCATTTTTAAATCTTTTACAGATTCAAAATGATTTTGCAATGCTTTCCATGCTTTTGTTGTGGTTGGATTAATAGATGGTAAGGCCATTATTTTATTTGAGTTATTAGGTTATCTTGAGATATTAATAAACTATCCATTTCTATTTCATCAACAGGTTCTATTGGATAATCTATATTATCTAATTGAAGTTTTAAAGGTTTTATATATTCTAAAAACTCAGTTTTTAAGCTGTCTGAAATTGGTTTTGCTTCTGGTAATTTTTGTTTAAATGGGTCTACTTGTTTTCCATTTTTCCAAAAACGATAACAAACGTGAGGTCCTGAGGTATTACCCGTCATGCCAACATAGCCTATTACTTCGCCTTGTTTTACAAAGTCTCCAACTTTGGCTTTACGTTTAGACATATGTAAGTATTGTGTAGTATATGTTGCATTATGTTTTACTTTTACATAATTACCATTACCGCCACGTCTTGCAGACTCTATAACGGTTCCGTTTGCTGTAGACATAATTGGAGTTCCTACTTTTGCCGCAAAATCTGTACCTTTATGTGGTCTTACACGATTTCCATATAAAGCAATACGTCTTTTTAAATTATATCTAGATGAAATGCGACTAAAACTAACTGGAGATTTTAAAAATGCGCGACGTAAATTTTTTGCTTCTTCACTAAAATAATCTCTAATACCTAAAACGGTATCTGTTTCAAATTCGAAAGCATAAAAAGGCTCTTTGTTATGTTCAAAGTATGCTGCTTTTATTTCATGTATTCCTGCATAAATAGAGTCGTCTATATACTTTTCTGTATAAACAACTTTAAATTTATCGTTTTTTTGAAGTCTTGAAAAATCTATTGTCCACGCATAAATATCACTCATTCTCAAAGCTAACATAAAGGGTTTGCCTTGCTCGTCTAGTGCGTTAGATATGTTTGAATTTATAACGCCTGAAACTGTTTTTTCAACGTACTTAATTGGTTTCGTACTTGTATAAGCTTTAATAGAGTCTTGAAAATCTACAACAGCATAACGTTCTTTTGTTGGTTGATATATAAAGCATTTAGGTGTCTGTAACGAATCGTTAGCACATAATATGGTATATGGCTTCCCTACCTGAAGTTTTCTTACATCAAAGCTATCTTTTGATGCTTCTGCTATTTCAAAAATTTTTGGGTAACTTATATTATTACGCTCTAAGATTACACCAAACGTATCTCCTCTTTTAATGGTATCTCTTTTTACAACAAAGTCTTTTAAATTAAACCCAAACTCATATAATTCTTCGGGTTCAATTACAGATACAACTTCTAAATCTTGTTTGTTTTCTTCATCTTCTTTACAACTATTTATAGTTATAAAAAGTAGAAATACTATTATAAGTTTTTTCCCCAATCTTCCAGTTCTTGTGTACTCCATAGGTCTGGAAAAAATATTCGTCTTTGATATTTTGGATGCATGTATTTTACCCATTCGCTTCCTCCTGTTGCTTCTGCTGTTTTTCCACCAATGTTTAAATAGTGGTTTGCGGTGTTATAATGTGCCATTACCCATGTTATGTTTACTGTGTAATCATAATGGCGCATGGCTTTAATTAAATCTTGATCTTCTTTAACTTCTTGTGGTAACCCTTTAAAAATGGTCCACAAATTATGTGTATTATAGAACTCTGCAAATCTAATAAATTCGTCTTTGTATTTCTCTTCGAAAACTGTTAATGTATAAGATTTTTTTCCTGTTTTATAGTCTTTTCCTGCTGCTTGCCAATATAAATGCTCAAAAGCATGTTCAAAAGACGTATTACGATCTATTGTTTCTCTAAAACGGTTATCTATTAAATTTATTAGCTCTGTTGAGGCAAATTCTATTTTTCGGTATTGCGCACTTTGAAAACCGCTTGCTGGTGTTAGTGTGTTTCTAAATTTATTATACTGCTCTACATCCATACCATCTTTCATTACTGTAAAAGATGATGTTAACACATCGAAATAGCGACTTATACGCATGATTTTTGTTTCGAAAAATGCTGCGGTAATATTTTCTTTTTTTGCGACTTGGTCTATTTCCCAAAGAATCATTTTAAATAATAACTCATTGACTTGATGATACATTAAAAATACCATTTCATCTGGCAATGTTGTACGTTGCACCTGAAGGTTTAACAATGCATCGGTTTGTATATAATCCCAATAATCTATTGGTTTACTATGTAGCAAACCATCAAGATGCGTGTTTACATTTTGACCTAAGTTTTTATATTTATCTATTAATTGATCGGTTGTATTTTGGTCTATACTCATTAGTTTTCTACAATAATTTTGAATGGATGTTTTAATCCTTTCCAAGCCACTAAGTCTGCTCTTAAAGAACCTACCGCTAAATCTGCTTTTATACGTAAAGGTAATTTATTTTTATCTTTAGTTACCCATAGCGTTAAACTTTCTTCTTCTTTAAATACTCGTCCTGCCATCACATATGGTCTAAATATTAATGACTCTACTTTATTTCCGTTATTCATTTTTATAGTTTCTTCTCCTAAATATTTTAATTTGAAACCATAGCTTTCTTCATCAAAAAACATATCTAAAGAGACTTCGTCTCCTATTTTTAAAGCTGACACGTCTATATTATCTCTTAAATAATAAAACGTTGAAACCATGTCTTGTACATTTGTTTTGGTCTCAATTGTTTTTTTAGTATTGTATTTTTTATTGTGAATAAAGGCTTTCTTCTCTTCTTGATTAAATTTTATCTCTATATCTTTTGTGTGACCTCCTTCGTCTATTTTTCTAATAAATTTATAAGGTAGTATTGTGCTTTTATCGAAATAGCTTTCGTATTGATCTTCTACTTTAAAAAACCATTTAATTGCTCCTGTTGTCCAACCTTTACCAACTACATGATATACCGGTTTTCCATCTAGCGTTTTTTCTTTTACAGAGAGTGTTGCGTTACCGGCTTTTAAAAAACCACTGTAACTCATTTTAAACTTAAACCACTCACCACTTTTAAATGAGCTTTCTTGAGAAAAACCCAAATTATATATGAGTATTGCTAGTAATATAAATGTAAATTTTTTCATAGTTTTTGTCTTATTATAAACAACTTAGAAGCTATTTATTTATTGCTCTACAAGGTTAGGTTACAATTACTATTCCAAAAATATAAATAAAAAAACACCACTAAAGCATTAGTGATGTTTTTTATTTGTTATTTAAACTATAGCTTTTATAGTGTTCCGCGTTTTGCTTGTTCTCTTTCTATAGACTCGAACAAAGCTTTAAAATTTCCTGCTCCAAAACCTTTTGCTCCCATACGTTGAATGATTTCGAAAAAGAGTGTTGGCCTATCTTCTACTGGTTTTGTAAAAATTTGAAGTAAGTAACCTTCTTCATCGGCATCTATCATGATACCTAAACCTTTTAGTTTTTCGATATCTTCTTTTAACTCATGGCTAAATTCTTCTAAACGGCCAGGTACAGATTTATAATATTCGTCTGGTGGTGTTGATAAAAACTCCACACCATTTGCACGTAATTGCGATACTGTTTTTAAAATATCGTCTGTGGCTACTGCTATGTGTTGTACTCCTGCGCCTTCGTAAAAATCTAAGTATTCTTCTATTTGTGAGCGTTTTTTACCTTCGGCTGGTTCGTTGATTGGGAATTTTATTCTTCCGTTCCCGTTAGACATTACTTTACTCATTAATGCTGAGTATTCTGTATGTATTTGCTTATCGTCAAAAGATAAAAAGTTTTCAAAACCCATAACGTCTTCATACCATTTTACCCATACATCCATTTGGTTCCAGCCTACATTACCAACCATGTGATCTATGTATTTTAAGCCTGCTGTTGGTGGATTATAATCTGACTCCCATTTTTGGAATCCTGGTAAAAATGCACCGTTATAATTTTTACGTTCTACAAACATGTGTACTGTTTCGCCATAGGTGTAAATTCCTGCTCTTACTACTTCGCCATGCTCGTCTTTTTCTACTGTTGGCTCCATATAAGATTTTGCTCCTCTTGAAGTTGTTTCTTCGTAAGCTTTTCTTGCATCTTCAACCCATAGTGCTACTATTTTAACACCATCGCCATGTTTTACAATATGGTCGTTTATTGGTGATTTACTGTTTAATGGTGTTGTTAGCATTAACTTAATTTTGTCTTGTGTTAAGACGTAACTTACAGAGTCTGTTGAGCCTGTTTCTAAGCCTTTGTATGCGTGCGATTGAAAACCGAATGCTGTTTTGTAAAAGTGTGCTGCTTGTTTGGCATTACCTACATAAAACTCTACGTAGTCTGTTCCTAAAAGTGGAAGGAAATCTTGTGCGCCTTCGAATATTTTTTCTAAACCGTAGTTTACTGATTCTATTTCTTTTTTACTCATGATGTTTATATTTTTTCTTCTTGTTTTAAGAAGTACTCAATTTTATTGATTGAGCGTGTACTTTTTGATTTTACTATTACTTAGCTAATATTTTAGCCCTGATTGATGCGGCATCCTTTTTTTATTTTTCTTAAAAAAAGATATAGCGGAAAGCAGGAAATAGCTTCTAATTATTTTAATGTTCTAACCAAGATTTGTAATAATCTTCGTCTGCTATTTTCATAGCTTCTTCTGTTACCATTAATGGTTTAAAGGTGTCTACCATTACTGCGAGTTCTTCGGTTTTGATTTTGCCTATACTTTTTTCGGTTGTTCCTGGATGTGGACCATGTGGTATTCCTGCTGGATGCAGCGAAATGTGACCTTGATCTATATCGTTACGGCTCATAAAATCGCC from Lacinutrix sp. 5H-3-7-4 includes the following:
- a CDS encoding choice-of-anchor J domain-containing protein codes for the protein MKKVIYLLVLAAAIFTGCEPLEDINNEIDAMPGEPNVGEFVYTLTEDDYDAFDLGFGSFDSEDQAKDSIPNLLADLYPLYGQGSSVLVNYNLYIGSAEGVSDYTNADIYSLTNSDYASAGSDAFGFYPDVNATPEIQDILLTQIAAPTEGQIVLAKYKQYTETPEVGLANIIEYNFAGSLEGWTSVEESGVDAVWTSETGYVQGNGYFGDQFSNVEWLVSPTVDLAGEDNLKFQITQELDFAGDTSLIKILVSTDYTGDVATATWDEITLANPATGNMASSEDYDFSAYDGQEINIAFKYTSIGDDPATPDDEGDAGRWRIQDLAIKTLGATGDTNSKGEYFMYTAGNWEAVEDIYYLSSADFDSMGTGSGQPGQYDNFSTSVSPNNYLPTFLELNFPYGQEEEELFVIYDYYSSSTGAQIRGNLYTYTNGMWNAHESTIETSLKFGFDNGVWVPDNTIRLTLGAAEFGYIESAFGTVSGFEDPVSSMVQYSNFDRRPSEPAYWSNEMLLTVFADLLSNELAPNAENEQKYVLKYAIYDGASGEEEMSLIKLDGEWVLNTEE
- a CDS encoding TonB-dependent receptor domain-containing protein translates to MKNNFKFLFFAVTLLCSAITLAQSVVTGTVLDPETNAPMPGVNVIEVGTSNGISTDFDGNFNLTTKSSDTKLSISFVGYLSQEFEISGDTNLGEITLAPSEFGLDEVNIIASVAVDRKTPVAVSTIRANEISLKLGTQEFPEVLKSTPGVYATKAGGGYGDGRINLRGFDSENVAVMINGVPVNDMENGRVYWSNWAGLGDVTSSMQVQRGLGASKVAVPSVGGTINIISKTTDVEEGGNVYATLGNDGYEKYGVTYSTGLMDNGFAATVSAAKTDGDGYVDGTEFSAVSYFLNLSKQLGEDHKLSFTAFGAKQRHGQRQTSHTIDTYRDSESGIKFNSDWGYKNGQVTHAEDNFYHKPQISLNHYWDISDKTSLSTAAYVSFGSGGGGGTGGDGTKFALSNSDYRIGELGTIDFDRIVAENEAAGVNGSESFLRASRNDHNWFGVLSTLKTDLTDEIVLLGGLDYRNYKGIHFTEVTDLLGGQYALDNSNVNNPNNQAQVGDKIFYDNDGKVNWFGAFAQAEYSKDKLSAFVSLSASNTAYKRVDRFLYLDTDPLQETDAYNFFGYGAKGGVNYNINENHNVFVNLGYFEKAPYFNSVFASRNNVDVNEDAENQKITSFELGYGFRGEKLSANINVYHTKWNDRTEVASFQLQDGTRAFANILGVNALHKGVEVDLKYKATDNLTITGMASLGDWRWDNNIEGVEILDETNTVVQTVDIIIEDLHVGDAAQTTLALGTNYKLTPETTFTIDYNYFDDLYAQFDPSDRGEAGPDAWKVPAYGIFDTAIRHGFSFGSFDATITGRINNVFDTEYIADAQDGGDSTFRTARVYYGFGRTFSVGMKLNF
- the pgi gene encoding glucose-6-phosphate isomerase, whose protein sequence is MALPSINPTTTKAWKALQNHFESVKDLKMKDLFEKNEDRANNLSLNWEDFYVDFSKNRITEKTLSLLLDLAKEVKLKEAISAYFEGEVINKTEKRAVLHTALRGKKLDTVLVEGKNVMPEVFEVKAKIEKFSNQIINGELKGYTGKAFKTIVNIGIGGSDLGPAMVVDALQYYKNHLATHFVSNVDGDHVNEVLKKLDPETTLFVIVSKTFTTQETLSNATTIKNWFLKHTNNKDVAKHFVAVSTNIEKVKQFGIDENNVFPMWNWVGGRFSLWSAVGLTISLAVGYNNFNQLLEGANKMDIHFKNEAFETNIPVVLSMLTIWYNNFFNAESEAVIAYSQYLNQFATYLQQGIMESNGKSIDRNGKRVNYQTGTLIWGEPGTNSQHAFFQLIHQGTKLIPADFIGFAQSLHGNQDHQNKLIANYIAQTEALLNGKTKAEVLQELENSNLSQEEIQELLPYKVFKGNKPTNSIFIKKLTPESLGKLIALYEHKILVQGIIWNIYSYDQFGVELGKQLASNILGDIKTGSYKNHDNSTQNLLNFFKKFN
- a CDS encoding peptidoglycan DD-metalloendopeptidase family protein → MEYTRTGRLGKKLIIVFLLFITINSCKEDEENKQDLEVVSVIEPEELYEFGFNLKDFVVKRDTIKRGDTFGVILERNNISYPKIFEIAEASKDSFDVRKLQVGKPYTILCANDSLQTPKCFIYQPTKERYAVVDFQDSIKAYTSTKPIKYVEKTVSGVINSNISNALDEQGKPFMLALRMSDIYAWTIDFSRLQKNDKFKVVYTEKYIDDSIYAGIHEIKAAYFEHNKEPFYAFEFETDTVLGIRDYFSEEAKNLRRAFLKSPVSFSRISSRYNLKRRIALYGNRVRPHKGTDFAAKVGTPIMSTANGTVIESARRGGNGNYVKVKHNATYTTQYLHMSKRKAKVGDFVKQGEVIGYVGMTGNTSGPHVCYRFWKNGKQVDPFKQKLPEAKPISDSLKTEFLEYIKPLKLQLDNIDYPIEPVDEIEMDSLLISQDNLITQIK
- a CDS encoding tryptophan 2,3-dioxygenase family protein, coding for MSIDQNTTDQLIDKYKNLGQNVNTHLDGLLHSKPIDYWDYIQTDALLNLQVQRTTLPDEMVFLMYHQVNELLFKMILWEIDQVAKKENITAAFFETKIMRISRYFDVLTSSFTVMKDGMDVEQYNKFRNTLTPASGFQSAQYRKIEFASTELINLIDNRFRETIDRNTSFEHAFEHLYWQAAGKDYKTGKKSYTLTVFEEKYKDEFIRFAEFYNTHNLWTIFKGLPQEVKEDQDLIKAMRHYDYTVNITWVMAHYNTANHYLNIGGKTAEATGGSEWVKYMHPKYQRRIFFPDLWSTQELEDWGKNL
- a CDS encoding DUF3108 domain-containing protein, which produces MKKFTFILLAILIYNLGFSQESSFKSGEWFKFKMSYSGFLKAGNATLSVKEKTLDGKPVYHVVGKGWTTGAIKWFFKVEDQYESYFDKSTILPYKFIRKIDEGGHTKDIEIKFNQEEKKAFIHNKKYNTKKTIETKTNVQDMVSTFYYLRDNIDVSALKIGDEVSLDMFFDEESYGFKLKYLGEETIKMNNGNKVESLIFRPYVMAGRVFKEEESLTLWVTKDKNKLPLRIKADLAVGSLRADLVAWKGLKHPFKIIVEN
- the hppD gene encoding 4-hydroxyphenylpyruvate dioxygenase, translated to MSKKEIESVNYGLEKIFEGAQDFLPLLGTDYVEFYVGNAKQAAHFYKTAFGFQSHAYKGLETGSTDSVSYVLTQDKIKLMLTTPLNSKSPINDHIVKHGDGVKIVALWVEDARKAYEETTSRGAKSYMEPTVEKDEHGEVVRAGIYTYGETVHMFVERKNYNGAFLPGFQKWESDYNPPTAGLKYIDHMVGNVGWNQMDVWVKWYEDVMGFENFLSFDDKQIHTEYSALMSKVMSNGNGRIKFPINEPAEGKKRSQIEEYLDFYEGAGVQHIAVATDDILKTVSQLRANGVEFLSTPPDEYYKSVPGRLEEFSHELKEDIEKLKGLGIMIDADEEGYLLQIFTKPVEDRPTLFFEIIQRMGAKGFGAGNFKALFESIEREQAKRGTL